One Branchiostoma floridae strain S238N-H82 chromosome 15, Bfl_VNyyK, whole genome shotgun sequence DNA window includes the following coding sequences:
- the LOC118431684 gene encoding uncharacterized protein LOC118431684 has product MPCPAGGRPGMALAFCLVCSPSQLHFDELASILHLTLDGLHRLIVVFAFAGGGLAASSGCLVPTSLVLLATTWRSADVADTNSETLEYVLNLVGGFVFGATGYLTVHTMQKLCSSHRRGLQLQVFMGPIGFVYGIGLCWLFGWQFVLPSTWKDAYYIVPNTVAICLLIQAEKYRAYWAYLETGSYPGLLVSRSVKSFKKVKDLPLKFTLMDFAGDTVYHCTHHLFLSNLSIHLIVFNMERLDQQPDYIRRICYWIQSVVVHVHNPTPHIFIVGTHSSSLQVERMKFLSSKVSKALLSNEKFTQSIVEKPGSKNDVVFCVENSIPLRKDTQARLLRKTIMDVASSTFQSKRQVRIKWLKVSDFVSRYKSSCTDTCLVDKCTLFDKLRQEGVIEAEEMGEEFEEMLKFYDEIGEIKVMDDVVVLNLQALVQLVIELMELDCDNHEIGIVHVNFLRRVWKFMTVENFLSTIALFEKYDIICPISQEQFLVPLLLETCDETTAKKDKQEESDNGTPAFWDRSDSDTVVYFKFCKFYPEAIFLRLLARCLSISQKTHDLGRGADRDVYRNVGRFYQGHDFYYKIELVCEPLEQNMIQVTVKCAPNRGPHSLLSRLHKDLQQIRDRDFPYLNYTVGLPCPACSTSNDRKGENQLVPPHILRIAGHDEELPCPGQKASLLCRGKAFEVDLGKSQATLNAAPLSKIGESNKTSEQKSVSGFLNHSTIQHLSILLDPPAPIFGNNWRALADELGLCFQDICYIETKHNPTEKVLEMYATNTPTPSVQQVHKALMDIDRLDAAGLIDSVSDHKPPTK; this is encoded by the exons ATGCCATGCCCAGCGGGGGGAAGACCCGGCATGGCCCTCGCCTTCTGCCTCGTGTGCTCACCTTCTCAGCTACATTTTGACGAATTGGCTTCAATTCTTCATTTAACCCTTGATGGATTGCATCGTCTCATAGTTGTCTTCGCTTTCGCTGGTGGCGGCCTAGCGGCATCAAGTGGGTGTTTGGTGCCGACTTCTCTGGTGCTGCTAGCAACAACTTGGCGTTCAGCAGACGTTGCTGACACCAACAGTGAAACTTTGGAGTATGTGCTGAATTTGGTTGGTGGATTTGTATTCGGAGCAACAGGTTACCTGACCGTTCATACCATGCAAAAACTATGTAGTTCGCATCGACGTGGTCTTCAATTACAGGTTTTTATGGGTCCAATAGGCTTTGTCTATGGTATTGGACTGTGTTGGCTGTTCGGCTGGCAGTTCGTTTTGCCATCGACATGGAAAGATGCTTATTACATTGTGCCAAACACAGTCGCCATATGCCTTCTTATACAAGCAGAAAAGTATAGAGCGTATTGGGCGTATCTAGAAACAGGAAGCTACCCGGGCCTTCTTGTTAGCAGGAGCGTCAAAAGCTTTAAAAAAGTCAAGGACTTGCCTCTTAAATTTACCTTGATGGATTTTGCAGGAGATACTGTCTATCACTGCACACATCATCTGTTTTTATCCAATCTTTCAATTCACCTGATTGTCTTCAACATGGAAAGATTAGACCAGCAGCCAGACTATATCAGACGTATTTGCTACTGGATCCAGTCTGTGGTAGTTCACGTGCATAACCCCACTCCGCACATCTTCATTGTTGGAACACACTCAAGCAGCTTGCAGGTAGAAAGAATGAAGTTTCTATCCAGTAAAGTAAGCAAGGCATTGCTTAGTAATGAAAAATTTACGCAGTCCATAGTGGAGAAACCGGGCAGCAAAAATGATGTTGTGTTCTGCGTGGAAAACTCCATACCCCTTCGCAAGGATACACAGGCCCGTCTCCTTCGAAAAACCATCATGGACGTCGCCTCTTCAACCTTCCAATCGAAGAGACAAGTTCGTATCAAGTGGCTTAAAGTCAGTGACTTCGTCAGCAGGTACAAATCCAGTTGTACAGACACGTGTCTCGTAGACAAATGTACCTTGTTTGACAAGTTGAGACAGGAAGGTGTTATTGAGGCTGAAGAGATGGGAGAAGAATTTGAAGAGATGCTGAAGTTTTACGACGAAATCGGAGAGATCAAGGTCATGGATGATGTTGTAGTCTTGAATCTGCAAGCTTTGGTTCAGCTTGTGATAGAGCTCATGGAGCTTGATTGTGATAACCATGAGATTGGAATCGTCCATGTTAACTTTCTGCGCAGAGTATGGAAATTCATGACAGTGGAGAATTTCCTTTCCACGATCGCACTGTTCGAGAAATATGACATTATCTGCCCGATTTCACAAGAGCAGTTTCTCGTGCCCTTGCTTCTTGAGACTTGTGATGAGACCACGGCGAAAAAAGACAAGCAAGAGGAATCAGATAATGGTACTCCCGCATTCTGGGACAGATCAGATTCGGACACGGTCGTATACTTCAAATTCTGCAAGTTCTACCCCGAGGCCATCTTTCTGCGTCTGCTTGCCCGATGTCTGTCAATATCACAGAAAACTCACGACCTTGGCCGTGGTGCTGACCGAGATGTCTACAGAAACGTGGGCAGATTCTACCAGGGACATGATTTCTACTACAAGATCGAGCTCGTGTGTGAACCCCTGGAGCAGAACATGATCCAGGTCACAGTCAAGTGTGCTCCAAACAGAGGTCCTCATTCTCTACTGTCCAGACTTCACAAGGACTTACAGCAGATCCGAGACAGGGACTTCCCTTACCTGAACTACACAGTGGGGCTTCCATGTCCAGCCTGCAGTACATCCAATGACAGGAAAGGAGAGAATCAGCTTGTTCCTCCACACATCCTAAGGATAGCAGGACATGACGAAGAGCTCCCATGCCCTGGACAGAAAGCATCTCTGCTTTGTCGAGGTAAAGCCTTTGAGGTCGACCTGGGAAAATCT CAAGCAACGCTGAATGCTGCCCCGCTGTCGAAGATTGGAGAAAGCAACAAAACGTCTGAGCAAAAAA GTGTTAGTGGTTTCCTGAACCACAGCACCATCCAGCACCTGTCCATCCTCCTGGACCCTCCCGCACCCATCTTTGGGAACAACTGGAGGGCGCTGGCTGACGAACTGGGGCTGTGCTTCCAGGACATCTGCTACATCGAGACCAAGCACAACCCAACTGAGAAGGTTCTAGAAATGTATGCTACAAATACACCAACACCAAGTGTGCAACAAGTACACAAAGCCTTGATGGACATTGATAGGCTAGATGCTGCTGGACTTATTGACTCTGTTTCAGATCATAAACCTCCAACAAAATGA
- the LOC118431688 gene encoding U2 small nuclear ribonucleoprotein A'-like encodes MVKLTPELIAQSAQYVNAVREYELDLRGYKIPVLENLGATLDQFDTIDFSDNEIRKLEGFPLLKRLRSLLMNNNRICRIAEGLEQNLPRLQELILTNNNVQELGDLDPLAAFKNLSHLSLLRNPVTTKEHYRLYVIHKIPQLRVLDFQRIRLREREAAERTFKGKKGEKLAREIGKKSKTFTPGAPIAGVKRTGPSPQDVEAIKKAITEATSLEEVDRLQRLLQAGQVPGKDSKRHPRGAEGGVEEEEEEMEMDMQNGK; translated from the exons ATGGTCAAGCTTACGCCAGAACTAATCGCACAGTCAGCGCAGTATGTCAACGCCGTCCGAGAGTACGAGCTGGATCTCAGAG GTTACAAGATCCCAGTGTTGGAGAATCTTGGAGCCACTCTG GACCAGTTTGACACCATTGACTTCTCGGACAATGAGATCAGGAAGCTGGAAGGTTTTCCCCTGCTGAAGAGGCTGCGCTCTCTGCTCATGAACAACAACAGGATCTG CCGTATTGCTGAGGGTCTGGAACAGAATCTGCCACGTTTACAGGAATTGATTTTGACCAATAATAATGTACAAGAACTG GGAGATCTGGATCCACTTGCAGCATTCAAAAACCTGTCACACCTCAG TTTGCTGAGAAACCCAGTGACCACCAAGGAACACTACAGGCTATATGTCATCCACAAGATTCCCCAACTCAGAGTGCTGGACTTCCAACGCATCCGTCTCAGG GAGCGAGAGGCAGCCGAAAGAACATTCAAGGGCAAGAAGGGAGAAAAGCTGGCCAGGGAAATAGGCAAGAAGTCAAAAAC CTTTACCCCCGGAGCTCCCATTGCGGGTGTGAAGAGAACAGGACCCTCACCACAGGACGTGGAAGCTATCAAG AAAGCCATAACAGAGGCCACATCATTGGAGGAAGTGGATCGTCTGCAGAGATTACTGCAGGCAGGACAGGTACCAGGCAAGGACTCCAAGAGACATCCCCGAGGCGCAGAAG GTGGTgtagaggaggaagaagaagagatGGAAATGGACATGCAGAATGGAAAGTAG